One Romboutsia sp. 13368 genomic window carries:
- the murJ gene encoding murein biosynthesis integral membrane protein MurJ: MAKKDKVATIVLMFIILTSKITGFFRDIVLAQTFGAGQITDAYLTALNIPIVLFDGISTALGTTFIPIYFKIKSSKGQNEVNKFTSNILNIVIIISFLFILLGIIFAPYIVKIFAVGFKGEVFDLTVIYSKILIFSMMFIATNGLVSSYLIASGNVYISGAITIPFNILVIVSIILASKTNSYVMVYGTLIAYMAQLLFQIPLLTKKGYKHKFTINLKDENIRHILILVIPVFLGSYINQINAVVNRTLASTLDSGSITALNYANKLNMFAVGVIAVAISTIMYPILSKLSSEGNNRLFKINLSKSINMIVIIMLPIMVIMTSFSTEIVKVLFEDGSFNSHDTYLTSTALFFYSIGILAYGLKELLAKSFYSLQDTKTPVRNATISVVINIVLSIILVRIIGIGGLALASSISAMVTTALLLVSLRKKIGKLGFSYILITFIKVCIASIVMFIIMKFTYNSIFNYGNEFIVESRKLTAIKCFISVILGSATYIALVLLLNVREVRDIFNKVVNKIKNTL, from the coding sequence ATGGCAAAGAAAGATAAGGTAGCAACGATAGTATTAATGTTTATAATATTAACATCTAAAATTACTGGATTTTTTAGAGATATAGTATTAGCACAGACATTTGGAGCTGGTCAGATAACAGATGCATATCTTACAGCCCTCAACATACCGATAGTTTTATTTGATGGTATAAGTACAGCTTTAGGTACAACATTTATACCTATATATTTCAAAATTAAGTCAAGTAAAGGCCAGAATGAAGTAAATAAATTTACAAGCAATATACTTAATATAGTTATTATAATCAGCTTTTTATTTATATTATTAGGGATAATATTTGCTCCATATATAGTAAAAATATTTGCAGTAGGATTTAAGGGAGAAGTTTTTGACTTAACAGTTATTTATTCTAAAATATTAATATTCTCCATGATGTTTATAGCTACAAATGGATTAGTATCATCATACTTAATTGCGTCAGGAAATGTATATATTTCAGGGGCTATAACTATACCATTTAATATATTAGTCATAGTATCTATTATATTAGCATCTAAAACTAATTCTTATGTTATGGTTTATGGAACTTTAATTGCTTATATGGCTCAGCTGTTATTTCAAATACCATTATTAACAAAAAAAGGGTATAAACATAAGTTTACTATAAATTTAAAAGATGAAAATATAAGACATATACTAATTTTAGTAATACCAGTATTTTTAGGTTCATATATAAATCAGATAAATGCAGTTGTAAATAGAACATTAGCATCAACGCTAGATAGTGGAAGTATTACAGCACTAAATTATGCTAATAAGTTAAATATGTTTGCTGTTGGAGTTATAGCAGTAGCAATATCTACAATAATGTATCCTATACTTTCAAAATTATCTAGTGAAGGTAATAATAGATTATTCAAGATAAATCTTTCAAAATCTATAAATATGATAGTAATAATAATGTTGCCGATAATGGTAATAATGACAAGTTTCTCAACAGAAATAGTTAAAGTTCTTTTTGAAGATGGTTCTTTTAACTCACATGATACATATCTTACATCAACAGCATTATTTTTTTATTCAATAGGAATATTAGCATATGGATTGAAAGAATTATTGGCTAAGTCATTTTACTCATTGCAGGATACTAAAACACCTGTAAGAAATGCAACGATATCAGTAGTTATAAATATTGTATTATCTATAATTTTAGTAAGGATAATTGGAATAGGTGGTCTTGCTTTAGCAAGTTCTATATCAGCTATGGTAACTACAGCACTTTTATTAGTATCTTTGAGGAAAAAGATAGGAAAATTAGGATTTAGTTATATATTAATTACTTTTATAAAGGTATGTATTGCATCTATAGTAATGTTTATAATAATGAAATTTACTTATAACTCAATATTTAACTATGGAAATGAATTTATTGTAGAATCTAGAAAACTTACGGCTATTAAATGTTTTATATCTGTAATATTAGGAAGTGCTACATATATAGCTTTAGTATTATTATTAAATGTAAGAGAAGTAAGGGATATATTTAATAAAGTTGTAAATAAGATAAAAAATACTTTATAG
- a CDS encoding NfeD family protein, whose product MKLVWLVVAILFAIGELMTTTLTLIWFSIGAIILIFLSNIIDSILIQIIIFSIISTSMLIIATKKFIKQDKNYKYNTNLQAIINKQGIVKETIYPNKIGIVIIEGETWSAISYNNEIIEKEEIVEVLKIEGVKVVVKKIN is encoded by the coding sequence ATGAAATTAGTATGGTTAGTTGTAGCTATTTTATTTGCAATAGGTGAACTTATGACAACTACATTAACACTAATTTGGTTTAGTATAGGTGCTATTATATTAATATTTTTAAGTAATATAATAGATAGTATTTTGATACAAATAATAATATTTTCAATAATTTCTACATCAATGCTAATTATAGCTACTAAAAAGTTTATAAAACAGGATAAAAATTATAAATACAACACTAATTTACAGGCAATTATTAATAAACAGGGTATAGTAAAAGAAACTATATATCCAAATAAAATAGGGATTGTAATTATAGAAGGGGAAACTTGGAGTGCAATATCATATAATAATGAGATAATAGAAAAAGAAGAAATAGTAGAAGTATTAAAAATTGAGGGTGTTAAGGTAGTAGTAAAGAAGATTAATTAA
- a CDS encoding SPFH domain-containing protein gives MDFIFSLMLPIVILLTIVIIGLSCVKVVKQSKVGIIMRLGKFLKVADTGVHFLVPFLDQMSYVIDLREKVVDFPPQPVITKDNVTMQIDTVVYYRITDPVRYTFEIANPIVAIENLTATTLRNIIGELDLDETLTSRDIINTKMRVILDEATDKWGIKVNRVELKNIMPPHDIQVTMEKQMRAERERRESILQAEGNKAAAILXAEGEKQSAILKAEGEAESIRKIAIAKGEGEAEIIINVQKATAQGLREVFLAMKESELDDNMIALKSIEALEKVANGNATKLVLPSDTVKFLGTFKGIKEVLGDSE, from the coding sequence ATGGATTTTATATTTAGCTTAATGTTACCGATAGTAATATTATTAACGATAGTTATAATAGGATTATCTTGTGTAAAAGTAGTTAAACAATCAAAAGTAGGAATAATTATGAGACTTGGTAAGTTTCTAAAAGTAGCTGATACAGGTGTTCATTTCTTAGTTCCATTTTTAGATCAAATGAGCTATGTTATAGACTTAAGAGAAAAAGTAGTAGATTTTCCACCACAGCCAGTTATAACTAAAGATAATGTAACTATGCAAATTGATACAGTAGTCTATTATAGAATAACAGATCCAGTAAGATATACATTTGAAATTGCTAATCCTATAGTTGCAATTGAAAATTTAACGGCTACAACACTTAGAAATATAATAGGTGAACTAGATTTAGATGAAACATTGACGTCTAGAGACATAATAAATACAAAAATGAGGGTTATATTAGATGAAGCAACTGATAAGTGGGGAATAAAAGTTAATAGAGTTGAATTAAAAAATATTATGCCACCTCATGATATACAGGTAACTATGGAAAAGCAGATGAGAGCAGAAAGAGAAAGAAGGGAGTCTATACTTCAGGCAGAAGGTAATAAAGCAGCAGCAATACTTNAAGCAGAGGGGGAAAAACAGTCAGCAATACTTAAAGCAGAGGGAGAAGCTGAGTCAATAAGAAAAATAGCTATAGCAAAAGGTGAAGGAGAAGCTGAAATAATAATAAATGTACAAAAGGCAACAGCACAAGGGCTAAGAGAAGTATTTTTAGCTATGAAAGAATCTGAATTAGATGATAATATGATAGCTCTTAAGTCGATAGAAGCCTTAGAAAAAGTAGCAAATGGAAATGCAACTAAGCTTGTTCTTCCATCTGATACAGTTAAGTTTTTAGGAACATTTAAAGGAATTAAAGAAGTTTTAGGAGATAGTGAATAA
- the glgB gene encoding 1,4-alpha-glucan branching protein GlgB yields MAYKKIPDYEEIIRIENIEKFKSGKSYDSYNFLGCHKSRYNGKIGFCFNVWAPNAKQVFLTGDFNNWDRGAYPMINIENSGIWTIFLTDVKPGQAYKYNVIGCDGVSRMKSDPYGVYAEKRPNTASIVYTYDNYKWNDRKWQREKQKIVHNENPMNIYEVHLGSWKRKWDGEFFSYEELYEMIEYVKDMGYTHIELMPITEYPLDQSWGYQTIGYYGTTSRYGTPTEFKAFVDKCHENGIGVILDFAYSHFCKDEHGLYKFDGSSQFEYEDPLKAENIGWGTAHFDLGKPEVNSFLISNVLYWFNEYHIDGIRVDAVSSMLYLDYDIGEWRPNKYGGRENLEAIDFIKRLNEIIYAEVNNPIIIAEESTAWPMVTGPTYSGALGFTYKWNMGWMNDTLKYMEMDPIYRKHHHDLITFSFMYAFSENFILPLSHDEVVHGKKSLLDKMPGDCWQKFASLRTLYAYYMMHPGKKLLFMGSEFGQGLEWRYAYGLEWELLEREPHIKMKEYVKDLNNLYRNEKAMHEIDNTYEGFDFIDPHNSEQSIVTLMRKGKNPKDFVIAVINFTPVVYYSYKIGVPYDGVYEEILNTDDEKYWGSNQTMKNSDLRSYPEKWHNQNHHIVIKVPPLGVTFIKGKELNIDTIQIDTNDKVSIGGKRSRKVSLKAKTKKL; encoded by the coding sequence ATGGCATATAAAAAAATACCGGATTATGAAGAGATTATTAGGATTGAAAATATAGAGAAATTTAAAAGTGGGAAATCGTACGATAGTTATAACTTTTTAGGATGTCATAAATCTAGATATAATGGAAAGATAGGATTTTGTTTTAATGTATGGGCTCCAAATGCAAAACAAGTTTTCTTAACTGGGGATTTTAATAATTGGGATAGAGGGGCATATCCTATGATAAATATAGAAAATAGTGGGATATGGACTATATTTTTAACTGATGTAAAGCCAGGACAGGCATATAAATATAATGTAATCGGATGTGATGGAGTTAGTAGAATGAAATCGGACCCGTATGGGGTATATGCAGAGAAAAGACCGAATACAGCGTCTATAGTATATACATATGATAACTACAAATGGAATGATAGAAAGTGGCAAAGAGAAAAACAAAAAATTGTTCATAATGAAAATCCAATGAATATATATGAAGTTCATTTAGGTTCTTGGAAAAGAAAATGGGACGGTGAATTTTTCTCATATGAAGAATTATATGAAATGATAGAATATGTGAAAGATATGGGGTATACACATATAGAATTAATGCCTATAACTGAATATCCTTTAGATCAATCTTGGGGATATCAAACTATAGGATATTATGGTACTACAAGTAGATACGGAACGCCTACAGAATTTAAGGCATTTGTAGATAAGTGTCATGAAAATGGTATAGGAGTAATATTAGATTTTGCTTATAGTCATTTTTGTAAAGATGAACATGGACTATATAAATTTGATGGTTCATCACAGTTTGAGTATGAAGACCCTTTAAAAGCTGAAAATATTGGATGGGGAACAGCTCATTTTGATTTAGGAAAACCAGAAGTTAATAGTTTTTTAATTTCTAACGTACTTTATTGGTTCAATGAATATCATATAGATGGAATAAGAGTAGATGCAGTTTCTAGTATGCTTTACTTAGATTATGATATTGGGGAATGGAGACCTAATAAATATGGTGGTAGAGAAAATTTAGAAGCAATAGACTTTATAAAAAGATTAAATGAAATTATTTATGCTGAAGTTAATAATCCAATTATAATAGCAGAAGAATCTACAGCATGGCCAATGGTTACTGGTCCAACTTATTCTGGTGCTCTTGGATTTACATATAAATGGAACATGGGATGGATGAATGATACATTAAAATATATGGAGATGGATCCTATATATAGAAAACATCATCATGATTTAATTACATTCTCATTTATGTATGCATTCTCAGAAAACTTCATCTTACCATTATCACATGATGAAGTTGTTCATGGTAAAAAATCATTATTAGATAAAATGCCAGGAGATTGTTGGCAAAAATTTGCATCATTAAGAACATTATATGCATATTATATGATGCACCCTGGTAAAAAATTATTATTTATGGGGTCAGAGTTTGGACAAGGATTAGAATGGAGATATGCATATGGACTAGAATGGGAACTACTAGAAAGAGAACCTCATATAAAAATGAAGGAATATGTGAAGGATTTAAATAATTTATATAGAAATGAAAAAGCTATGCATGAAATTGATAATACATATGAAGGATTTGATTTTATAGATCCACATAATAGTGAACAAAGTATAGTAACTTTAATGAGAAAAGGTAAAAATCCAAAAGACTTTGTAATAGCTGTTATAAACTTTACTCCTGTAGTTTACTATAGTTATAAAATAGGAGTACCATATGATGGAGTTTATGAAGAAATATTAAATACTGATGATGAAAAATATTGGGGATCAAATCAGACAATGAAAAATTCAGATTTAAGGTCATATCCAGAAAAGTGGCATAATCAAAATCATCACATAGTAATAAAAGTACCACCTTTAGGTGTTACCTTTATAAAAGGAAAAGAATTAAATATAGATACTATACAAATAGATACTAATGATAAAGTATCAATAGGTGGTAAGAGAAGTAGAAAAGTAAGTTTAAAAGCTAAAACTAAAAAATTATAA
- a CDS encoding glucose-1-phosphate adenylyltransferase — MKKDMLAMILAGGQGSRLGVFTKRIAKPAVSFGGKYRIIDFVLSNCSNSGIDTVGVLTQYRPLILNSHIGTGSHWDLDRINGGVHILQPYMNEKEGNWYRGTAHAIYQNMDFIDSYNPEHVLILSGDHIYKMDYSKMLEHHKKTGSKATIGVIEVPWDEASRFGIMNTNEDTSIYEFEEKPANPKSNLASMGVYIFDWKMLKGYFEEVNNGANYDDFGKNLIPKMLEDQIPMFAYPFKGYWRDVGTIESLWEANMDIIKSNDEIDLNSSKWRIYTNTMSMPPQYIGKDSEIQKSLIADGCRVLGQVEHSVLSHGVSVGKDSIIKDSVIMPNVKIGKNVIIEKAMIGEGAVIEDNTIIREQDSINVISEYEVVKAELELEGGF; from the coding sequence ATGAAAAAAGATATGCTAGCTATGATTTTAGCAGGGGGTCAAGGTTCAAGATTAGGAGTTTTCACAAAAAGAATTGCTAAACCAGCAGTTTCATTTGGAGGAAAATATAGAATAATAGACTTTGTTTTAAGCAACTGCTCTAATTCAGGAATAGATACAGTGGGAGTTTTAACACAATATAGACCATTAATATTAAATTCACATATAGGAACAGGAAGCCATTGGGATTTAGATAGAATAAATGGTGGAGTACATATACTACAACCATATATGAATGAAAAAGAAGGAAATTGGTATAGAGGTACTGCTCACGCAATATATCAAAATATGGACTTTATAGACAGTTATAATCCTGAACATGTATTAATATTATCAGGAGATCATATATACAAAATGGATTATAGTAAAATGTTAGAACATCATAAAAAAACAGGTTCAAAAGCTACTATTGGGGTAATAGAAGTTCCTTGGGATGAAGCTTCAAGATTTGGGATAATGAATACTAATGAAGATACATCTATATATGAATTTGAAGAAAAGCCAGCTAATCCAAAAAGTAATTTAGCATCTATGGGTGTATATATATTTGATTGGAAAATGTTAAAAGGATATTTTGAAGAAGTTAATAATGGTGCAAATTATGATGATTTCGGTAAAAATTTAATACCTAAAATGTTAGAAGATCAAATACCAATGTTTGCATATCCATTTAAAGGATACTGGAGAGATGTAGGTACTATAGAAAGTTTATGGGAAGCTAATATGGATATTATAAAATCTAATGATGAAATAGATTTAAATAGCTCTAAATGGAGAATATATACAAATACTATGTCAATGCCACCTCAATATATAGGTAAAGATTCTGAAATACAAAAGTCATTAATTGCAGATGGGTGTAGAGTTCTAGGACAAGTAGAACATTCAGTTTTATCACATGGGGTATCAGTAGGTAAAGATAGTATAATAAAAGATTCTGTAATAATGCCTAATGTAAAGATAGGTAAGAACGTAATAATAGAAAAAGCAATGATAGGTGAAGGTGCAGTAATAGAGGATAATACTATAATAAGAGAACAAGATAGTATAAATGTTATATCTGAGTATGAAGTTGTAAAAGCTGAGCTTGAGTTAGAAGGGGGATTTTAA
- the glgD gene encoding glucose-1-phosphate adenylyltransferase subunit GlgD produces MRSECVGIINLDDRKDVTMNQLTNVRPIGSLPIAGRYRVIDFSLSNMVNSGINNVGIFAKEKYRSLTDHIGSGKEWDLSRKTGGLFIFSPENTKDRNKYPYRSGDIYNILANIDYIEKCEEEYILIAPSYMVANIDYTKLIEYHKESDNDITILYKNIDNADSDFLETSTLNIEGDKVVNIGTNLGTLKNANVSMETYIMKRTDFINAIYKCVSEGTHSYIEDFIAESVNKLKIGAYEYKGYLKCINSIKSYYSMKDELLQEDIAEELLYSDRKIFTKEQNQSPTVYSDSANVENSFVATGCVIEGTVKNSIIFRKVHVKEGAVIENSIVMQNCIVERDAQLENVIFDKNVYISEGKKLSGDIEYPVVIGKNTTI; encoded by the coding sequence ATGAGAAGCGAGTGTGTAGGAATAATAAATTTAGACGATAGAAAAGACGTAACAATGAATCAACTTACAAATGTAAGACCAATAGGATCTCTTCCAATTGCAGGTAGATATAGAGTTATAGATTTTTCACTTTCAAATATGGTGAACTCAGGTATAAATAATGTTGGAATATTTGCTAAGGAAAAATATAGATCATTAACAGACCATATAGGTAGCGGGAAAGAATGGGATTTAAGTAGAAAAACAGGTGGATTATTTATATTTAGCCCTGAAAATACAAAAGATAGAAATAAATATCCATACAGAAGTGGAGATATATATAACATATTAGCTAACATAGATTATATAGAAAAGTGTGAAGAAGAATATATATTAATAGCGCCAAGTTATATGGTAGCTAATATAGATTATACAAAGCTTATAGAATATCATAAAGAATCAGATAATGATATAACTATACTTTACAAAAATATAGATAATGCAGATAGTGATTTCCTTGAAACATCAACATTAAACATAGAGGGAGATAAAGTAGTTAATATAGGTACTAATTTAGGAACTTTAAAGAATGCAAATGTATCTATGGAAACGTATATAATGAAGCGTACAGATTTTATAAATGCTATATATAAGTGTGTAAGTGAGGGAACTCATTCATATATAGAAGATTTTATAGCTGAATCTGTTAATAAATTAAAGATTGGTGCATATGAATATAAAGGATATCTTAAATGTATAAATTCAATAAAATCATACTATTCAATGAAAGATGAATTGTTACAAGAAGATATAGCAGAAGAATTATTATATTCAGATAGAAAAATATTTACAAAAGAGCAAAATCAATCTCCAACTGTATATTCAGACAGTGCAAATGTTGAAAATTCATTTGTAGCTACAGGGTGCGTAATAGAAGGAACTGTAAAAAATAGTATCATATTTAGAAAAGTTCATGTAAAAGAAGGTGCAGTAATTGAAAACTCAATTGTAATGCAAAATTGTATAGTAGAAAGAGATGCACAATTAGAAAATGTTATATTTGATAAAAATGTATACATATCAGAAGGTAAAAAATTAAGTGGAGACATAGAATATCCAGTAGTAATTGGAAAAAATACAACTATATAA
- the glgA gene encoding glycogen synthase GlgA has protein sequence MKVLYATAECWPFAKTGGLGDVSYALPKSLKKEGVDVRVILPKYSTMPNYLKEQLKEVAVFSVDVGWRKQYCGLLEMELNGVKFYFIDNEYYFKREGEIAYLYGYGDDAERYTFFSNAVLEAMSILNFYPDVLHLNDWHTGMIPLILKEKYSKDKKYRGIKTVYTIHNLQYQGVFSDSIIENVLDIPRYYYNNGDIEYYGGVSFMKSGIVFSDKVITVSPTYSNEIQTEFYGEGLNGLLRSKSHKLKGILNGIDYDLNNPLTDGDIFVNYDIDSIDKKIENKLKLQEVLGLEVNPDIPLIGIVSRLVSQKGFDLISYMMPELTRENVQIVVLGTGEHQYQSMFNYYDSKLPEKVSARITFDSAFAQQIYAGSDMFLMPSLFEPCGIGQMLAMRYGTLPIVRETGGLKDTVIPYNKYTGEGNGFSFTNYNAHEMLYCIRSAVKLYNDKERWMKLVNNAMKTDSSWKKSAIEYIKVYEEIVN, from the coding sequence GTGAAGGTTCTTTATGCAACAGCAGAATGTTGGCCATTTGCAAAAACTGGGGGATTAGGCGATGTATCTTATGCATTGCCTAAGTCTTTAAAAAAAGAAGGTGTAGATGTTAGAGTAATATTACCAAAATATTCAACTATGCCAAATTACTTAAAGGAACAATTAAAAGAAGTTGCAGTTTTTAGTGTAGATGTTGGTTGGAGAAAACAATACTGTGGACTTTTAGAAATGGAGCTAAACGGAGTTAAATTTTACTTTATAGATAATGAATATTACTTCAAAAGAGAAGGAGAAATAGCATATCTATATGGATATGGAGATGATGCAGAAAGATATACATTCTTTAGTAATGCAGTTCTTGAAGCTATGTCTATATTAAACTTCTATCCAGATGTACTTCATTTAAATGATTGGCACACAGGAATGATTCCATTAATATTAAAAGAAAAGTATAGTAAAGATAAAAAATATAGAGGTATAAAAACTGTTTATACAATACATAATTTACAATATCAAGGTGTATTTAGTGATTCTATAATAGAGAATGTACTAGATATACCAAGATATTATTATAATAACGGAGACATAGAATATTACGGCGGAGTAAGCTTTATGAAATCTGGAATTGTATTTAGTGATAAAGTAATAACTGTTAGTCCAACTTACTCAAATGAAATACAAACAGAATTTTATGGTGAAGGATTAAATGGTCTTTTAAGATCTAAATCACATAAATTAAAGGGTATACTAAATGGAATAGATTATGATTTAAATAATCCATTAACAGATGGAGATATATTTGTTAACTATGATATAGATAGTATAGATAAAAAAATAGAAAATAAACTTAAATTACAAGAAGTTTTAGGTCTAGAAGTAAATCCAGACATACCATTAATAGGAATTGTTTCAAGATTAGTATCACAAAAAGGATTTGACTTAATATCATATATGATGCCTGAATTAACTAGAGAGAATGTACAAATAGTTGTTTTAGGAACTGGAGAGCATCAATACCAGTCAATGTTTAATTACTATGACTCTAAGTTACCAGAAAAAGTTTCTGCAAGGATAACTTTTGACAGTGCTTTTGCTCAACAAATATATGCAGGAAGTGATATGTTCCTAATGCCATCGTTATTTGAGCCTTGTGGAATAGGTCAAATGTTAGCTATGAGATATGGAACTCTTCCAATAGTTAGAGAAACTGGTGGCCTAAAAGATACAGTTATACCATATAATAAGTATACAGGAGAAGGTAATGGATTTAGTTTTACAAATTACAATGCGCATGAGATGCTTTATTGTATAAGAAGTGCTGTAAAATTATATAATGACAAAGAACGTTGGATGAAACTAGTTAATAATGCAATGAAAACAGATAGTAGTTGGAAAAAATCAGCTATAGAATATATAAAAGTTTATGAGGAGATAGTTAACTAA